A window of Numenius arquata chromosome 6, bNumArq3.hap1.1, whole genome shotgun sequence contains these coding sequences:
- the FGF3 gene encoding fibroblast growth factor 3 gives MVIIWILFLSLLQEPWSQGRAAGVAEAAGASPSDPRPRRDAGGRGGVYEHLGGAPRRRKLYCATKYHLQIHPNGKINGTLEKNSVFSILEITAVDVGIVAIKGLFSGRYLAMNKRGRLYASENYNAECEFVERIHELGYNTYASRLYRTVPNRAGTKRKASAERLWYVSINGKGRPRRGFKTRRTQKSSLFLPRVLDNKDHEMVRLFHTNVKYRESLLKPPSKNQRRRRGR, from the exons ATGGTTATAATTTGGATCTTGTTCCTGAGTTTGTTGCAGGAGCCGTGGTCCCAAGGGCGGGCCGCGGGGGTGGCCGAGGCCGCCGGAGCCTCCCCGAGCGACCCCCGGCCACGCCGGGAtgcggggggccgcggcggcgtcTACGAGCACCTCGGGGGAGCGCCCAGGCGCAGGAAACTCTACTGTGCCACCAAGTACCATCTCCAGATCCACCCCAACGGCAAGATCAACGGCACCCTGGAGAAAAACAGCGTCTTCA GTATTCTTGAAATAACTGCTGTTGATGTTGGAATCGTTGCCATCAAGGGCTTGTTCTCTGGCAGATACCTGGCCATGAACAAAAGGGGCAGACTTTACGCATCA GAAAATTATAATGCAGAGTGTGAGTTTGTGGAGAGGATCCATGAACTGGGTTATAACACCTACGCATCCCGTCTCTACCGGACTGTACCTAACAGAGCTGGCACCAAGCGCAAAGCCAGTGCAGAGAGACTCTGGTATGTCTCAATCAATGGGAAAGGACGACCCAGAAGGGGCTTTAAAACTCGCAGGACACAGAAATCGTCTCTCTTTCTGCCCAGAGTATTGGATAACAAAGACCATGAAATGGTCCGACTGTTCCACACAAACGTGAAGTACCGAGAGAGCCTCCTGAAGCCCCCGAGCAAGAACCAGCGAAGAAGGAGAGGACGCTGA